Within the SAR324 cluster bacterium genome, the region TTTGTGAAAGATTGCCTTATTTTTCTCTCATTCAACTCTGCTGAATCTCTATAAATTTCTTAGAGAACTCAGCAATTTTACAAAAGCATTCTTATCTTAATAGAGGTTTTTTTGGATTATTAGTAAATAATTCTCAATTTAAAGAAAATATAATTCATTTAATTTCAGTTGTTTAAGATTTTCATCTATAAAATATTAAATTTTTGATTGACAGACATATCTAGCATGTGTAGCTTTAATGTCACATTTAGAACATTTGCCGTTCAAATCCGACCCTTTGGGTTACTTTGGAAACCAACAGTGGAGCACACTCATGAAATGGCTCATCACCATCATCACCGCCGCACTCACCACCACCGGTTGCATGCTCGAGACACCAGATCCGTGTGAAGGCAGCCCAATTGGCTGTGATGTGGCTCCATACACTGCTCCTACACCCAAGCCCAGTCAGCCTACTATCACTCCTGTTTCAGGGACTGAATCAATTACTATCAGCTATGGGGCATCAGGGGCTGATTATTATTTTGTACATTCATCTGAGACACTACCAGTTGGCACACAAAATCAGATTGAGACTACAAGCTCCACTCATACCTTCACTGGACTAGATCCAAACAAAGAATATTATTATGCTGTGACAGCTGTCAATGGCTCAGGCATTTCATCTAGCTCTGCAACAGCAACTAGCCAGCCCTATACAGTGGCAGCAAGCCCTACTGCTAGCCCAACAACAGATACATCCAATACAGTCACTTGGACTGCTGTCAATGGTGCTGACGATTATATTGTGTATATGAGCACCGCTACACCAGTTACTACAAGCGACACTGCTGTAAATGCTGGCACTGGCACATCATATG harbors:
- a CDS encoding fibronectin type III domain-containing protein — encoded protein: MKWLITIITAALTTTGCMLETPDPCEGSPIGCDVAPYTAPTPKPSQPTITPVSGTESITISYGASGADYYFVHSSETLPVGTQNQIETTSSTHTFTGLDPNKEYYYAVTAVNGSGISSSSATATSQPYTVAASPTASPTTDTSNTVTWTAVNGADDYIVYMSTATPVTTSDTAVNAGTGTSYVHSGLNAGDTWYYMVTPRNEVGAVDSIEVSTEVLPQAPGTLVASPTTNGGAINTQW